A window of Variovorax paradoxus EPS genomic DNA:
GACGATGCCTGAGAGGGAACCGATATCTTGCGCGGCGTTCGGAATTACGCCGATGGATTGAACGGGATTCCACGTGTAGACGATGCACGGGCCAGAGGCAGAGACTCCGCTTCCCCAAGCCGGGGAATTCAATGATTTGAAAGGAGCTGGTCATGGCAGAGCCTGGAAAAAAATTCACCATCCTCTCGTTCGTCGGAGGTGGCATACGCGGACTGATGTCGGTCACGATCCTGCAGAAACTGCAGGAGAAATTCCCCGGCGTTGTGGATGAGACCGATCTGATCGCAGGGTGCTCGACAGGGTCGATCATCACGAGCGAACTTCTTGCCGGAAAGACTGCGAAGGAGCTCGTCGAATTCTTCAAGACCGGCGAGATCAAGTTCTACGACAAGATGAACACCGACCCGAACACGCCCGCGTACGACATCGACGAAGTGTTCGGTTCGCAGTTGGCGCTGCATCCGGTCATGAAAGTCTCCGAGCTCGAACGCAAGGTGCTTTTCGTGACCTTCAATGTTGGCGGCCTCGCGACCTCTGCCGACGGCGTCGTGACGCCCACGCCGTGGGCGCCGGTCATGTACACGAACATGGCGCCCGGCATGGGCGACGTGCTCATCGCCAAGGCCGCCACCTCCAGCGGTGCGATGCCGGGGCAACTGGGCTCTTATGAAGGCAATGTCGATGGCGCTTTCCTGAACCACGATCCGACAGTGGCAGCCATTGCGCTGGCCGTGCAGGCAGGGCACAAGCTGGAGGACATCACGGCCATCACCATCGGCACCGGCCTCATGTACGACTGGATTGCGAGCGACACCCACAAGTGGGGGGCCAGCCAGTGGATGTCGAGCGACGGCAACCCCTTCAACAACACGCCGCCGTTCCTCATGAACCAGTCCACGCCCGGGCCCGTGCTGGACATGTGCCTGAACGGAACCTCCTGCAACCTCATGCCGACGCTGGCCAGCTTTCTGCTGGGGGATCGCTACGTCAACCTCAACCCGTCGCTGCCTTTCTTCATTCCGGAGAACACGACCTACCCCGAGGCCATCCAGCTGCTGCATGACAAGGGCTTGGCCGCGGACACCTCCAAGGCGGAGGCGTTGATCAAGGCCTACTGGAGGACCAGCATCGTCGTCGACGACCCCATCCTGGGCAGCACCCAGCCCAGCGCCGCGCGCGCCTGAGCGCTGTTTCACTGCATTCCACGAACGTACGTATTCCTCTCAAGGAGCAACGATGTCGACCCTTCAAAAAGATGTTTCGCCAGCGGCCCCGCGCATGGACCCGCTGGACCTTGGCCCCTACGTCATCCGGCACCTGGCCGGAAGCCACTACGTGCTCGACGTGTTCCAGAACAACGCCGCCGCGGGCACCAAGGTCATTGGCTATTCGCGCAATTCGCCGAACACCAGCAACCAGCAATGGATGTTCGTTGCCGCCGGCGCAGAGAACCCGGGCTGGTGGTACCTGCAGACGAAGATGAGCAGCAACCTCGTCGTCACGCTCGAGCCGTACACGCCGATCGAGCCGAACCTGCCGCTCGAGCCCAGGCCCTTGTTCATGATGCCGAAGGACCCCAAGCAGACCGAGTACCAGCTCTGGTGCCTGCAGTCCACCGAGAAACTCGGCTACTGGTACATCCAGAACAAGGCCCACTCGAGCAATTCGCAGACGCCCATGGTCATCCAGCTCTCC
This region includes:
- a CDS encoding patatin-like phospholipase family protein translates to MAEPGKKFTILSFVGGGIRGLMSVTILQKLQEKFPGVVDETDLIAGCSTGSIITSELLAGKTAKELVEFFKTGEIKFYDKMNTDPNTPAYDIDEVFGSQLALHPVMKVSELERKVLFVTFNVGGLATSADGVVTPTPWAPVMYTNMAPGMGDVLIAKAATSSGAMPGQLGSYEGNVDGAFLNHDPTVAAIALAVQAGHKLEDITAITIGTGLMYDWIASDTHKWGASQWMSSDGNPFNNTPPFLMNQSTPGPVLDMCLNGTSCNLMPTLASFLLGDRYVNLNPSLPFFIPENTTYPEAIQLLHDKGLAADTSKAEALIKAYWRTSIVVDDPILGSTQPSAARA
- a CDS encoding RICIN domain-containing protein, encoding MSTLQKDVSPAAPRMDPLDLGPYVIRHLAGSHYVLDVFQNNAAAGTKVIGYSRNSPNTSNQQWMFVAAGAENPGWWYLQTKMSSNLVVTLEPYTPIEPNLPLEPRPLFMMPKDPKQTEYQLWCLQSTEKLGYWYIQNKAHSSNSQTPMVIQLSGTQSAAPAMAGPISFIEFEKQAWGFVPMLPLG